Proteins encoded in a region of the Oncorhynchus gorbuscha isolate QuinsamMale2020 ecotype Even-year linkage group LG16, OgorEven_v1.0, whole genome shotgun sequence genome:
- the cyth3b gene encoding cytohesin-3, which translates to MDEDNQVPEDLSLEERDELSNIRRRKKELLDDIERLKFEIAEVMTEIEQLTCVGESKTTQRNKQIAMGRKKFNMDPKKGIQFLLENDLLQHTPEDVSQFLYKGEGLNKTVIGDYLGERDDFNLKVLQAFVDLHEFADLNLVQALRQFLWSFRLPGEAQKIDRMMEAFASRYCSCNPGVFQSTDTCYVLSFAIIMLNTSLHNPNVRDKPPVERFISMNRGINEGGDLPEDLLRNLYESIKSEPFKIPEDDGNDLTHTFFNPDREGWLLKLGGRVKTWKRRWFILTDNCLYYFEYTTDKEPRGIIPLENLSIREVEEPRKPNCFELYNPNHKGSVIKACKTEADGRVVEGNHTVYRISAPTTEEKEEWIKSIKASISRDPFYDMLATRKRRIANKK; encoded by the exons taCCTGAAGACCTTTCcttggaagagagagatgagctgTCAAACATACGACGTAGGAAAAAAGAGCTACTGGATGACATTGAG CGGTTGAAGTTTGAGATTGCAGAGGTGATGACTGAGATCGAGCAGCTAACCTGCGTGGGAGAGAG TAAAACAACACAAAGAAATAAACAGATCGCCATGGGAAGGAAGAAATTCAACATGGACCCCAAAAAG GGGATCCAGTTTCTGTTGGAGAACGACCTTCTCCAGCACACTCCTGAGGACGTATCCCAGTTCCTCTACAAAGGAGAGGGCCTCAACAAAACTGTCATAGGGGACTACTTAGGAGAGAG GGACGACTTCAACCTCAAGGTGTTGCAGGCGTTCGTAGACCTTCATGAGTTTGCAGATCTCAACCTCGTACAGGCTTTACG ACAGTTTCTGTGGAGTTTCAGACTGCCTGGTGAGGCTCAGAAGATCGATCGTATGATGGAGGCCTTCGCTTCGCGGTACTGCTCCTGCAACCCTGGTGTCTTccaatccacag ACACATGTTATGTCCTGTCCTTCGCCATCATCATGTTGAATACCAGCCTCCACAACCCCAACGTCAGAGACAAACCCCCCGTAGAGAGATTCATCTCCATGAACAGAGGCATCAACGAGGGAGGAGACCTGCCAGAGGACCTACTcagg aatCTCTATGAGAGCATTAAGAGTGAACCCTTTAAGATCCCAGAGGATGATGGGAACGACCTAACTCACACGTTCTTCaacccagacagagagggatggctGCTCAAACTGG GGGGAAGAGTGAAGACCTGGAAGAGAAGGTGGTTCATTCTGACAGACAACTGCCTGTACTACTTTGAGTACACaaca gataAGGAGCCTCGTGGGATCATCCCCTTAGAGAACCTCAGTATCAGAGAGGTGGAGGAACCCAGGAAACCA AACTGCTTTGAGCTCTACAACCCCAACCACAAGGGTTCAGTGATCAAGGCGTGTAAGACGGAGGCGGACGGCCGGGTCGTCGAGGGCAACCACACCGTGTACAGGATATCGGCGCCCACGACTGAGGAAAAGGAGGAGTGGATCAAGTCCATCAA GGCGAGCATCAGCAGGGATCCCTTCTATGATATGTTGGCCACCAGGAAAAGACGGATTGCCAACAAGAAGTGA